In Hyla sarda isolate aHylSar1 unplaced genomic scaffold, aHylSar1.hap1 scaffold_780, whole genome shotgun sequence, a single genomic region encodes these proteins:
- the LOC130346294 gene encoding embryonic protein UVS.2-like has protein sequence MVETMGRRWFLVLLCNMVIHVHSAPLQLSAPKGFNIQGPPPKSGPPPEVVFSTKKRMNKASNVTLRFGDIAVKDGRSAIDCTTADCLWPKAKDGWVSIPYTLDSQYTSNEKQLILQSMLEFSSLTCVRFVPRTAEANYLNIIADVGLGCWSYLGRSGGLQEVSLDRSQCLIRGVIQHELNHAIGFVHEHSRSDRDNYVKILWQNIVTGYSDSFAKVDTNNLGLEYDYKSVMHYDNFAFAKSYYQPTIQTIPDSKVVIGQRLGLSNLDVAKIKKLYNCNVCSSVIPGDSGELVSPSYPSNYPNNYNCSWLIRTPNSQVFLEFKAFDVQSSANCSSDYIRVYDGPSRSSPLLLDRTCGSGKMPSLVASGTVMLVDFVTDSSVTATGFKASFSKVTCGGTYTTPTGTFTTPGYGPGSLYPPFSDCTWTILAPTGYKVNVAFSTFGLEPSPTCAYDFLEIRDGMLSTSPLMGNTHCGTSAIPPVVSTQNAILLHFISDDYVQSAGFLVKYSFVPA, from the exons CTGTCGGCTCCAAAGGGCTTCAATATACAAG GTCCTCCTCCTAAATCTGGTCCTCCTCCAGAAGTTGTTTTCAGCACCAAAAAAAGAATGAATAAAG CAAGCAATGTGACCCTGCGCTTTGGTGACATTGCAGTGAAGGACGGACGCAGCGCCATTGATTGCACCACCGCGGACTGTTTGTGGCCTAAAGCGAAAGACGGTTGGGTCTCGATACCCTACACACTGGATTCTCAGTATA cgAGCAATGAAAAACAACTCATCTTACAGTCCATGTTGGAATTCTCTTCATTGACCTGCGTCCGCTTTGTGCCACGTACTGCCGAAGCCAATTACCTGAATATTATCGCCGATGTTGGCTTAGG ATGTTGGTCATATTTGGGCCGCTCAGGAGGACTCCAGGAAGTGTCTCTGGACAGGTCCCAATGCCTGATACGTGGCGTCATACAGCACGAACTCAACCACGCCATCGGCTTCGTACACGAGCACAGCAGGAGCGACCGCGACAATTACGTCAAGATCCTGTGGCAAAATATTGTTACCG GATACAGTGACAGCTTTGCTAAAGTGGACACCAACAATCTGGGTCTGGAATACGACTACAAGTCTGTGATGCATTATGATAA TTTTGCCTTTGCCAAAAGCTATTACCAACCGACCATACAGACCATTCCCGACAGCAAAGTGGTTATCGGACAGAGACTCGGACTGAGCAACCTGGATGTGGCAAAAATTAAGAAACTTTACAACTGCA ATGTTTGCTCCTCCGTAATCCCCGGTGATTCGGGTGAACTCGTCTCCCCATCTTACCCTTCGAATTACCCAAATAACTACAACTGCTCCTGGCTCATTCGGACCCCAAATAGTCAG GTTTTTCTGGAGTTTAAGGCGTTTGATGTTCAATCTTCTGCGAACTGCTCTTCGGATTATATTAGGGTCTACGATGGCCCCAGCCGGTCCTCGCCTCTGTTGCTGGACAGGACATGTGGATCGGGGAAGATGCCCTCCCTGGTGGCCTCTGGCACGGTCATGCTGGTGGATTTTGTCACTGACAGTTCTGTCACAGCAACCGGCTTCAAGGCATCTTTCAGCAAAG TGACATGTGGAGGAACATATACTACACCCACCGGGACCTTCACTACTCCTGGGTACGGTCCAGGCAGCTTGTACCCCCCATTCAGTGACTGCACCTGGACAATCCTGGCCCCAACGGGTTACAAA GTAAATGTGGCTTTTTCCACGTTTGGCTTGGAGCCCAGTCCCACGTGCGCCTACGATTTTCTGGAGATCAGAGATGGGATGTTGTCCACTTCACCCCTTATGGGCAATACCCACTGTGGCACTAGCGCCATCCCGCCTGTTGTGTCCACCCAGAACGCCATACTCCTGCATTTCATAAGTGACGACTATGTCCAGAGCGCTGGATTCCTGGTGAAATACTCCTTTG TTCCAGCATAA